The region TCCGCGAGCCCGATGATTCGCTCGTACGGCTTGTGCTCCTTGATCCACCCGATCATCCGGTCCCCGTGCAACCGCCAGCCCATCTTCGCGTCCGCCGTCATCCGGACCACTCGTTCGGTGAGGATGAGTTCAGCGAAGTCGGGATCGACCGAGCACGCGACCATACGGGGGCTGCGGCCTTGGGGCAGTTGGATGGGGGTGCCGGCGCGGGGTGGGAGGGGTTCCGTACCAAGCCAGCGCACCAGGCCGGCGACGGTGACCGAGGCGGCGGGCAGCGGGCCCGGCAGGGTCAGCACCGCCACCGAATACCTGCTGACATCGGTGGGGTGCCGTCCGCCTTCATGCACGGCGGCAAGGTGGAAGAGTGTCGTCTCGAATCCACGCACGTGCCCTTCGAGTACATGCTTGACGTGATTGCCGCGCGTGCCGAAGGGGTGGCCGGGTGTGCCGAATGCCTTCACCCAGCCACGGGGTTCCCGCTTCCGGTAACGCCATTCAGGGTCCTCGCGATACGCGCGGACGCTCTTCCAGACCTGCCACATTTCCTTGCTGTCTCCTCAGTTTTCGTAGGCGCCGTCGGGGTCGGTCAGCGCGGAGCGCGGCTTATCGAACGGGCTATCCGGACGGTCGGCGGTCTGATCGCTTTCGTTGGCGCCGAAGTCTCCGTACACCACGCCATTGGTGGCGGCCTCCCGTCCGGGGCCGAAGGTCGGTCCGGTCTCGGGGTCGCGGTGCCGCCCTCCTCCGCCGAGTCCGCCGCGCTCGTACCAGGAATCACCAGCGTGCACCGCCCCTCCGCCCACCGCGCCGCCGAGACCGCTGGTGATCAGATCGGGGATGATGCTGTCGCTCGTCTTGCCGCCCGCGTGGTTGTCGGCGATATCGACCCCGTCGGCGGCCATCTGGCCGGCCCCGCTGGTGACCGCGCCCGTGGCTGTCCTCCCCGCGAAGCCTTTGCCTCCGACGACATCGCCGAGCGCACCGGGAAGCTTCGTGCCCAGCGCCCGGCCGCCCGCTCCCAGCACTGTGCCCACGCTGCCGGCCACTGCCGCGTCCTGGAAATCCTGGCCCACGGTGATCTCCTGGCCGGTGAATGCCTGGCCCAGCACGTTTCCGGTGAAGTTGCCCGCGGTGTTCGTCGCCAGCTCCACACCGAATTTCAGGAACTTGCTGCCCTCCGTCAGGGCCCGAAGGCTCTCCAACGCCGATTCGACCGTCTTGAGGACCCTGCCGAGCCGTGCGACGACGACGCCCGCCTCGGCAACCTCGGCCGCCGCGCTCCCGGCCGCCACCAGATCGGAAAAGCCTGCCGTGACGACGGTCAGCCCGATGCCCACGGCCGCGGTGACCGCGAGCTCCTCAAGGACGTGCTCAACCTGCTTGTTGGTGTCCTCGATATGGTCGGCCGCCTGCTCAAGCTCCTTCGCCACTTCATGGAAGCGGGGCAGTGCGTGGTCCATCTGCTCCTTCGTGTGCTGCCAGTGCGCGCGGAATCCGACGGCCGCCTGCCCGTCCCAGTCCGACTCGTCCAGATCCTCCACCTGGCGGTTCAGGTCGGCTCCCGCCGTCCGCAGGTTCTGGGCCATCTCCCGCCACGCCGCAGCACACTTCCGCAGGACCTCGGGATTGCCGCCGGGCTTGAGGATGTTGAAGCTCTTCTCGATGTGCTGCTGTTTCTCGGCCACAGCGCTACGCCCCCTTGAATACGGCCGCGTGCTGCGCGTCGGTGTGCTCATAGCTGGCCGCCGATTGGGTGAGCCCCCTGGCATATCCGGCCAGTTGCTGACACAGCTGCTGGAGG is a window of Streptomyces caniferus DNA encoding:
- a CDS encoding WXG100 family type VII secretion target, which codes for MAEKQQHIEKSFNILKPGGNPEVLRKCAAAWREMAQNLRTAGADLNRQVEDLDESDWDGQAAVGFRAHWQHTKEQMDHALPRFHEVAKELEQAADHIEDTNKQVEHVLEELAVTAAVGIGLTVVTAGFSDLVAAGSAAAEVAEAGVVVARLGRVLKTVESALESLRALTEGSKFLKFGVELATNTAGNFTGNVLGQAFTGQEITVGQDFQDAAVAGSVGTVLGAGGRALGTKLPGALGDVVGGKGFAGRTATGAVTSGAGQMAADGVDIADNHAGGKTSDSIIPDLITSGLGGAVGGGAVHAGDSWYERGGLGGGGRHRDPETGPTFGPGREAATNGVVYGDFGANESDQTADRPDSPFDKPRSALTDPDGAYEN